A genomic region of Solanum dulcamara chromosome 2, daSolDulc1.2, whole genome shotgun sequence contains the following coding sequences:
- the LOC129876525 gene encoding acidic endochitinase-like: MGVKHGLLFSTLVLLLLALKLEAGGIAIYWGQNGNEGTLASTCASSNYAIVNIAFLVTFGNGQSPVLNLAGHCNPSVGGCTSLSNDIRACQSRGIKVMLSLGGGVGSYSLSSADDARNVANYLWNNYLGGQSTSRPLGDAILDGVDFDIEKGTTQHWDELARALSGFSQQRKVYLSAAPQCPFPDSFLNGALSTGLFDYVWVQFYNNPPCQYSGGSAVNLKNYWNKWTTIQAGKIFLGLPAAPGAAGSGFIPSNVLVSQVLPAIRGSPKYGGVMLWSKFFDNGYSSAIKPSV; the protein is encoded by the exons ATGGGTGTGAAACATGGTTTACTTTTCTCAACATTAGTGCTACTTCTTCTAGCACTTAAACTAGAAGCAGGGGGAATTGCTATTTATTGGGGCCAAAATGGGAATGAAGGTACCTTAGCTAGTACTTGTGCGTCAAGTAACTATGCAATTGTGAATATTGCATTCCTTGTAACTTTTGGGAATGGGCAGAGTCCAGTGTTGAACTTGGCTGGTCATTGTAATCCTAGTGTTGGTGGATGCACTAGCTTGAGCAATGACATTAGAGCATGCCAAAGCAGAGGAATTAAAGTTATGCTCTCACTTGGTGGTGGTGTTGGAAGTTATTCCCTTTCTTCTGCTGATGATGCT AGAAATGTAGCAAATTATTTATGGAACAATTATCTTGGAGGTCAATCAACTTCACGTCCACTAGGTGATGCAATTCTCGATGGAGTTGATTTCGATATAGAAAAAGGGACCACACAACACTGGGATGAACTAGCAAGAGCTCTCTCAGGATTTAGCCAACAAAGGAAAGTATACTTAAGTGCAGCTCCACAATGTCCATTCCCAGATTCATTTTTAAATGGGGCACTCTCCACTGGCCTATTTGATTATGTTTGGGTTCAATTCTACAATAACCCCCCGTGTCAATACTCTGGTGGGAGCGCGGTAAATCTCAAAAATTATTGGAATAAATGGACCACGATTCAAGCTGGAAAGATTTTTCTAGGATTGCCGGCAGCTCCAGGAGCTGCTGGAAGTGGTTTTATACCATCTAATGTACTTGTTTCTCAGGTTTTACCAGCAATTAGAGGTTCACCAAAGTATGGGGGTGTTATGCTTTGGTCTAAATTTTTTGATAATGGTTATAGCTCTGCTATAAAGCCTAGCGTCTGA